Proteins co-encoded in one Christiangramia fulva genomic window:
- a CDS encoding glycoside hydrolase family 65 protein — protein MNQDYIKPDEWSIIEEGFDPGKVKSSESLFSIGNGAMGQRANFEETYSGPSFQGSYIGGVYYPDKTKVGWWKNGYPEYFAKVLNAPNWIGINIYVNETPLDLHKCTSVENFRRELDMKEGWLGRSFEATMPNGIKVEVKAIRFLSIVNDELGAIKFEVKPINASANIRFEPYLDGSITNTDANWEERFWETLEVKIREDKGFLVSKTHKTGFHVGTYMQSELFKNGHLFSEEPEIKTDEDRIFFNYSVDVSEGETASIIKYAGYVTDMNHPNDELISAAASVLKKTKTKGFDQLKLEQKNAWAKIWEMADITISGDVMAQQGIRFNIFQLNQTYLGKDERLNIGPKGFTGEKYGGSTYWDTEAYCIPFYMATKDQKVARNLLTYRYNQLDKAIENAEKLGFCKGAALYPMVTMNGEESHNEWEITFEEIHRNGAMVFAIYNYVRFTGDFSYIPEKGLEVMIAIARFWQQRANFSSQKNKYVILGVTGPNEYENNVHNNWYTNYIAKWCIEYCMEMIDKVKDGYKEDYDRVMGKTSLNEGELANWKEVAENMYFPYSEKYGVFLQQDGFLDKEIIPVSELDKKQRPINQKWSWDRILRSCYIKQADVLQGFYFFEDHFSREELEKHFDFYEPITVHESSLSPCVHSIQAALLGRMEQAYNFYLRTSRLDLDDYNKEVEQGCHITSMAGTWMSIVEGFGGMRVVDDQLSFNPQIPENWKAYSFKVNFRERILKVDVTAEKTNFSLEGEDSLEILVKGKKVEVQPNLPVSV, from the coding sequence ATGAATCAGGATTATATAAAACCAGATGAATGGTCGATCATAGAAGAGGGATTCGACCCCGGAAAAGTGAAATCTTCCGAAAGTCTCTTCAGCATTGGGAACGGGGCTATGGGCCAGCGTGCTAATTTTGAAGAAACCTATTCGGGACCCAGTTTTCAGGGTAGCTATATTGGCGGGGTTTATTATCCCGACAAAACCAAAGTGGGCTGGTGGAAGAACGGTTACCCCGAATATTTCGCCAAGGTGCTGAACGCTCCAAACTGGATTGGTATTAATATATATGTAAATGAAACACCTCTCGACCTTCATAAATGCACATCTGTAGAAAATTTCAGGAGAGAACTGGATATGAAGGAAGGCTGGCTGGGCAGAAGCTTTGAAGCTACTATGCCTAACGGAATTAAAGTTGAGGTGAAGGCTATTCGTTTTCTTTCCATCGTCAATGATGAACTGGGAGCGATAAAATTCGAAGTAAAGCCGATAAATGCTTCTGCCAACATACGTTTTGAGCCTTATCTGGACGGCAGCATCACCAACACCGATGCCAACTGGGAGGAGCGTTTTTGGGAAACCCTCGAAGTTAAAATCCGGGAAGACAAAGGTTTTTTGGTTTCAAAAACGCATAAAACCGGCTTCCATGTTGGAACCTATATGCAGTCTGAGCTATTTAAAAATGGACACCTTTTTTCCGAAGAACCTGAAATTAAAACCGATGAAGACAGGATCTTCTTCAATTATTCGGTGGATGTTTCTGAAGGGGAAACGGCTTCGATTATAAAGTATGCGGGCTATGTAACAGACATGAATCACCCAAATGACGAATTGATATCAGCGGCCGCTTCTGTTTTGAAAAAAACCAAAACAAAAGGTTTTGATCAACTGAAGCTGGAGCAGAAAAACGCCTGGGCGAAGATCTGGGAAATGGCCGATATTACCATTTCAGGAGATGTCATGGCTCAGCAGGGAATCCGGTTCAACATTTTCCAGTTGAATCAAACCTATTTGGGGAAAGACGAGAGGTTGAATATCGGTCCAAAAGGCTTTACCGGAGAAAAATACGGCGGAAGCACCTATTGGGACACCGAGGCCTATTGTATTCCATTCTATATGGCGACCAAAGACCAGAAAGTGGCCCGAAACCTGCTGACTTATCGCTACAATCAATTAGATAAGGCTATTGAAAATGCCGAAAAACTAGGTTTTTGCAAGGGAGCAGCTCTTTATCCCATGGTGACCATGAATGGAGAGGAAAGCCATAACGAATGGGAGATCACCTTCGAGGAAATTCACAGGAATGGAGCCATGGTTTTTGCCATTTACAATTATGTTCGTTTTACCGGTGACTTCAGTTATATCCCTGAAAAAGGGCTGGAAGTGATGATCGCAATTGCGCGTTTCTGGCAGCAGCGTGCGAATTTTAGCAGCCAGAAAAATAAATATGTCATTCTGGGAGTGACGGGACCCAACGAATATGAGAATAACGTTCATAACAACTGGTACACAAACTATATCGCGAAGTGGTGTATTGAATATTGCATGGAAATGATCGATAAGGTCAAAGATGGCTATAAAGAAGATTATGATCGTGTGATGGGCAAAACGTCGCTTAACGAAGGCGAACTTGCCAACTGGAAAGAGGTGGCCGAAAACATGTATTTTCCATATTCTGAAAAATATGGCGTCTTCCTGCAGCAGGACGGATTTTTAGACAAAGAGATCATCCCTGTCTCCGAACTTGACAAAAAACAGCGTCCTATCAATCAGAAATGGAGCTGGGATCGTATTCTTCGTTCCTGTTATATCAAACAGGCCGATGTACTTCAGGGTTTCTACTTCTTTGAAGATCATTTCAGCAGGGAAGAGCTTGAAAAACATTTCGATTTCTATGAGCCTATTACCGTTCACGAATCCTCACTTTCTCCCTGCGTGCATAGCATTCAGGCGGCATTGCTTGGTAGAATGGAGCAGGCTTATAATTTTTACCTGAGAACATCCAGGCTGGACCTTGATGATTATAATAAGGAAGTGGAGCAGGGTTGCCATATTACCAGTATGGCAGGTACCTGGATGAGCATTGTGGAAGGTTTTGGCGGCATGCGCGTGGTGGATGACCAGCTTTCCTTTAATCCGCAAATTCCTGAAAACTGGAAAGCCTATTCCTTTAAAGTGAATTTCAGGGAAAGGATTTTAAAAGTTGATGTGACCGCTGAAAAGACCAATTTCAGCCTGGAAGGTGAAGATTCGCTGGAGATCCTGGTAAAAGGAAAAAAAGTGGAGGTACAGCCTAATTTACCTGTTAGTGTTTAA
- the pgmB gene encoding beta-phosphoglucomutase → MNNHRAFIFDLDGVIVDTAKFHFLAWRKLANDLGFDFTQEQNEQLKGVSRVESLNKILTWGNMKLTEEEFNRQMALKNENYLSYVDKMEEDEILPGVPKVLNFLKEKNIPIALGSASKNARTILKKINLYNTFDAIVDGTDVSKAKPDPEVFLIAAERLHAKPENCVVFEDSLAGVEAANIGKMISIGIGEKQVLHEADFVFPDFTKIEIDFIEKLLRKEEE, encoded by the coding sequence ATGAACAACCATAGAGCCTTCATTTTCGATCTCGACGGAGTTATTGTAGATACGGCTAAATTTCACTTTCTTGCCTGGCGGAAGCTTGCTAATGACCTTGGTTTCGATTTTACCCAGGAACAGAACGAGCAGCTCAAAGGCGTTAGCCGGGTGGAATCGTTGAACAAGATACTCACCTGGGGAAATATGAAGCTTACTGAAGAAGAATTTAACAGGCAAATGGCACTGAAGAATGAAAATTATCTCTCTTATGTAGATAAAATGGAAGAAGATGAAATTCTCCCCGGTGTACCTAAAGTGCTTAATTTCTTGAAAGAAAAAAATATCCCGATCGCCCTCGGCTCTGCCAGTAAGAACGCCAGGACGATCCTTAAAAAAATCAACCTTTACAATACATTTGATGCGATTGTAGATGGGACCGATGTTAGTAAAGCCAAACCCGATCCCGAGGTTTTCCTCATCGCTGCGGAAAGGCTTCACGCAAAACCGGAAAACTGCGTGGTTTTTGAAGATTCTTTAGCAGGAGTGGAAGCCGCAAACATTGGCAAAATGATAAGTATTGGAATCGGAGAAAAGCAAGTGCTGCATGAAGCCGATTTTGTGTTCCCCGATTTCACCAAAATAGAAATAGATTTTATTGAAAAACTACTGAGAAAAGAAGAAGAATGA
- a CDS encoding MFS transporter: MRKRTLSFWEIWNMSFGFLGIQFGFALQNANTSRIFETLGAKVEDIPILWIAAPVTGLVIQPIIGYFSDRTWTRLGRRRPYFLAGAILSSIALFIMPNSPTLWVAAGTLWIMDASINISMEPFRAFVGDNLPDRQRTLGFAMQSFFIGIGAVVGSLLPYMFTNWFGISNTAPEGVIPDSVKWSFYVGGIVFFCAVLWTVLRSSEYSPEELKAFEEAAKKEKELRVEVVDKTKNIRNQFLTGLGMFLVGAVISFLIYENGLTKELYILFVGLMVAGILFMIVSQLRKKEVRNGFTIIITDMLNMPPAMKQLAWVQFFSWFALFSMWIYTTPAVTGHVFGAFDTTTIEYNDAADWVTVMFTIYNGVAAAVAFLLPVLARRTSNKVTHLLALSVGGIGLISIYFLGDKTGLLLAMIGVGVAWASILSIPYAMLSGALPSAKMGYYMGVFNFFIVIPQIVAATILGFLVKELFNGEPVYALVVGGFSMILAGLLTLRVQTHKRINIDEQP; this comes from the coding sequence ATGCGTAAACGCACATTAAGCTTCTGGGAAATCTGGAATATGAGTTTCGGTTTCCTGGGAATCCAGTTTGGTTTTGCCCTGCAAAATGCCAACACCTCAAGAATTTTTGAAACCCTTGGAGCGAAAGTAGAGGATATTCCAATTCTCTGGATCGCCGCGCCGGTTACCGGTTTGGTAATTCAGCCAATAATAGGTTATTTCAGCGATCGTACCTGGACGAGATTAGGAAGAAGAAGACCCTATTTTCTGGCGGGCGCGATCCTGTCTTCGATAGCCTTATTCATTATGCCAAATTCCCCAACTCTCTGGGTGGCGGCGGGTACACTATGGATCATGGATGCATCTATCAACATCTCCATGGAACCTTTCCGCGCATTCGTGGGAGATAATCTGCCCGACCGGCAGCGAACGCTTGGTTTTGCCATGCAGAGCTTTTTTATTGGCATTGGCGCCGTGGTAGGCTCGCTGCTTCCCTACATGTTCACCAACTGGTTCGGGATAAGCAATACCGCACCGGAAGGAGTGATCCCAGATTCGGTGAAATGGTCTTTTTATGTAGGCGGAATTGTTTTTTTCTGCGCCGTTCTCTGGACGGTCTTGCGCTCTTCGGAATATTCTCCGGAAGAACTGAAGGCTTTTGAAGAAGCCGCAAAAAAGGAAAAAGAGCTGCGGGTTGAAGTTGTTGATAAAACAAAGAATATCCGCAACCAGTTTCTTACCGGGCTGGGAATGTTCCTGGTCGGCGCTGTAATCAGCTTTTTAATATATGAAAATGGTCTTACCAAAGAGCTATATATATTATTTGTGGGTTTAATGGTCGCCGGAATTCTCTTTATGATCGTTTCACAACTTCGGAAAAAGGAAGTACGCAACGGTTTTACCATTATCATTACCGATATGCTGAATATGCCCCCTGCGATGAAACAACTTGCATGGGTACAATTCTTTTCGTGGTTTGCCCTTTTTTCAATGTGGATTTATACCACACCTGCAGTGACCGGTCATGTGTTTGGCGCATTTGATACCACAACCATTGAATATAATGATGCTGCAGACTGGGTGACGGTAATGTTCACAATCTATAACGGCGTTGCCGCTGCTGTGGCATTTTTATTGCCGGTACTGGCACGCAGAACCAGTAATAAAGTGACGCATTTATTGGCATTATCGGTAGGAGGAATCGGATTGATCTCCATCTATTTTCTCGGGGACAAAACCGGCTTGCTTCTGGCCATGATAGGCGTGGGAGTGGCCTGGGCAAGTATCCTTTCCATTCCCTATGCCATGCTTTCGGGAGCTTTGCCTTCAGCGAAAATGGGATATTATATGGGAGTTTTTAACTTCTTTATTGTGATCCCACAAATCGTGGCGGCAACCATACTCGGATTCCTCGTTAAAGAGTTGTTTAATGGCGAACCTGTATACGCGTTGGTGGTGGGAGGCTTTTCCATGATACTTGCCGGCCTGCTTACCCTAAGAGTTCAAACCCATAAAAGAATTAATATTGATGAACAACCATAG
- a CDS encoding LacI family DNA-binding transcriptional regulator, translated as MKPKLTLKHIAKELDVSISTVSKALRDSKEIGEDTRQKIKAFAKLYNYKPNNIALSLKNRKSKTIGIIIPEIVHHFFTTVISGVEKVANELGYNVLVCLSGNSFDKEVLNMEMLANGSTDGFIMSLAKETMQKQDYHHLEEAINQGMPLVLFDRVVDEIACDKVIIDDVIGAKKAVQHLIKIGCKKIALISTVDYVIVGKLRTQGYKKALEENGLSIDEELILKIEEIEDSEKKIGNFLKGKDVDGVFAVNEHFAISAIKALQENGKKVPGDVSVIGFTDGELSKRFIPSLTTVSQHGERMGEEAARMLIEKLERDVEEIENYKTIIVETELVVRNSTKHY; from the coding sequence ATGAAACCAAAACTTACACTCAAACATATAGCAAAAGAACTTGACGTATCAATTTCTACTGTTTCAAAAGCCTTAAGAGACAGTAAGGAGATTGGTGAAGATACAAGACAAAAAATCAAGGCTTTCGCTAAATTGTATAATTACAAGCCTAATAATATAGCCCTAAGCCTGAAGAACAGGAAAAGTAAAACCATAGGTATCATTATACCGGAAATAGTCCATCATTTTTTCACAACAGTAATCAGCGGCGTAGAAAAAGTCGCTAATGAGCTGGGATATAACGTTTTGGTTTGCCTTTCCGGTAACTCATTTGACAAAGAAGTTCTGAATATGGAAATGCTGGCCAATGGTAGTACCGACGGTTTTATTATGTCTTTGGCCAAAGAAACCATGCAAAAGCAGGATTATCACCATTTAGAGGAAGCTATCAACCAGGGAATGCCGCTGGTTCTATTTGACCGGGTGGTAGATGAAATTGCCTGCGATAAAGTTATTATTGATGATGTAATTGGCGCAAAAAAGGCGGTACAGCATCTAATAAAAATAGGTTGTAAAAAAATAGCGCTTATTTCTACCGTAGATTATGTGATCGTAGGCAAACTAAGAACTCAGGGTTATAAAAAGGCCCTGGAAGAAAATGGCCTGTCAATAGATGAAGAACTTATTCTGAAAATTGAAGAAATTGAAGATAGTGAAAAGAAAATTGGGAATTTTCTGAAAGGAAAAGATGTGGACGGAGTTTTCGCTGTGAATGAGCATTTTGCCATTTCTGCTATAAAAGCATTACAGGAAAATGGAAAAAAAGTCCCCGGGGATGTTTCTGTAATTGGATTCACTGATGGGGAACTTTCGAAAAGGTTTATTCCCAGTTTAACCACGGTGAGCCAGCATGGAGAACGTATGGGAGAGGAAGCTGCGCGTATGCTTATCGAGAAACTGGAACGTGATGTAGAAGAAATTGAAAATTATAAAACAATAATTGTTGAAACTGAATTAGTAGTTAGAAATTCAACAAAACACTACTAA
- a CDS encoding SusC/RagA family TonB-linked outer membrane protein has translation MRTLFKSTLYLLFLLPMSFFAQKVVSGTVTESATGLPIPGVNVIVKGTSNGASTDFDGNYTLENVTNGDILVFSFLGFKTEEIPYQGQSTLDVTLDENQATLDEVVLIGYGSTSEQNATGAVEKISPEQFNQGAVVSPQELIAGKSAGVQITPPGGAPGEGGTIRIRGGASLSGSNDPLIVVDGVPLDQRGVSGSRNALNAINPNEIEDFVILKDAAATSIYGSRASNGVILITTKSGKKDSPFQFTYDVKASVGNITDKVNVLSADEFRNIIESTPGTNPDLLGDTSTDWQDQIYQTSVGAIHNFTATQGIGNFYYRANFNHTQQTGVLKGDYYQRDAINLSLNQDLFDNQLKLSLTSKNSLDQNHFADRGAIGSAVAFDPTQPIYDPESPFGGYFEFTRQTNGGITQQNLATRNPVALLNQYTDVNQVRRSITNLNAELKMPFLPELKAVVNGGFDYAEAHGHTFRPLASAANTSNINQFSNYVNYNRNLLLDTYLNYNSEIAAINTEIDATAGHSYQEFFRFSDSYGTEQDQEVDFPVSIDRNALESYFGRVSLDINDKYLISGSIRADGSSRVAPQNRWGYFPAASVGWKLQNEDFLKDVSWLSQLKLRGGYGETGNYEIGANYGYLGIYTPSVGGASYQFGDQFVPTLRPEEYDENLKWESLRNYNAGIDFGFFDNRLSGSVDAYYRETKDLISVVPVPAGANLSDQLLTNVGTAVSRGIEVALSGDIARSEDFNWSLNYNITFQDKEITKLSLGDNPNFFIPQGGISGGVGNTIQLWKKGYDPYTFFVFRQVYDQNGKPIEGAYVDVNGDNQITEADRQPYKKATPDYFMGLTNTLNYKNFNLNFTFRGSFGNYIYNNTESANGFVEAGTNTPSDYYSNLNSNVLDTGFQNSQFFSDYYIRGADFVKLDNVSLGYTVPGEKVDFKISLTASNVLTITDYEGLDPEVFGGIDNNFYPRSRRFVLGLNFTF, from the coding sequence ATGAGAACTTTATTTAAAAGCACGTTGTACTTGCTATTTCTGCTACCAATGAGCTTTTTCGCCCAAAAGGTGGTGAGCGGTACGGTGACCGAGAGTGCCACCGGCTTGCCCATTCCCGGGGTTAACGTAATTGTAAAAGGGACCTCGAATGGGGCCTCAACCGATTTTGATGGAAACTATACCCTTGAGAATGTTACAAACGGGGATATTCTTGTTTTCTCTTTTCTCGGTTTCAAAACCGAAGAAATACCTTATCAGGGACAATCTACACTTGATGTAACTCTTGATGAAAACCAGGCCACTCTTGATGAGGTGGTATTGATTGGATATGGATCTACTTCTGAACAGAATGCCACAGGAGCAGTTGAGAAGATTTCTCCGGAACAATTTAACCAGGGGGCAGTAGTGTCTCCCCAGGAACTTATCGCCGGTAAATCTGCCGGGGTACAAATCACTCCTCCCGGAGGTGCACCCGGTGAAGGGGGAACCATTCGGATTCGTGGGGGAGCCTCTTTAAGTGGTTCTAACGACCCGCTTATCGTTGTGGATGGTGTGCCATTGGATCAACGTGGCGTTTCTGGCTCGCGAAATGCACTGAACGCGATTAACCCAAACGAAATTGAAGATTTTGTGATTCTTAAAGATGCAGCCGCAACCTCTATTTACGGTTCGCGTGCATCGAACGGGGTAATTCTTATTACTACCAAATCTGGAAAAAAAGACTCCCCTTTTCAGTTTACTTATGATGTTAAAGCATCGGTAGGTAATATTACGGATAAGGTGAATGTACTTTCAGCCGATGAATTCCGAAATATAATCGAATCTACACCGGGAACTAATCCTGACCTTTTGGGCGATACTTCGACTGACTGGCAGGACCAGATCTACCAGACATCTGTAGGTGCAATTCACAACTTTACCGCCACGCAGGGAATTGGGAATTTTTATTATCGCGCCAATTTTAACCACACTCAGCAAACTGGAGTTTTAAAAGGTGATTATTACCAAAGGGATGCGATAAATCTTTCTTTAAACCAGGATCTTTTCGACAACCAGTTAAAATTATCGCTTACTTCAAAAAACAGTCTTGATCAGAATCATTTTGCCGATCGTGGTGCCATTGGTTCTGCGGTAGCTTTCGATCCTACCCAACCCATTTACGATCCTGAGAGTCCTTTTGGAGGTTATTTTGAATTTACGCGCCAAACAAATGGCGGTATTACCCAACAAAACCTGGCGACTCGAAATCCTGTTGCGCTCCTGAATCAATATACCGATGTAAATCAGGTTAGAAGATCGATAACGAATTTAAACGCTGAATTGAAAATGCCGTTTTTACCTGAATTGAAAGCGGTAGTTAATGGCGGTTTTGATTATGCTGAAGCTCACGGACACACTTTCCGGCCATTGGCTTCTGCTGCTAATACCAGTAATATTAACCAGTTCAGCAATTACGTGAATTATAATAGAAACTTACTTCTAGATACTTATCTAAATTATAACAGTGAAATTGCAGCTATTAATACCGAGATAGACGCAACTGCCGGTCATTCTTACCAGGAATTTTTTAGATTTTCTGACAGTTACGGAACGGAACAGGACCAGGAAGTTGATTTTCCTGTTTCCATAGACCGTAATGCCTTGGAATCTTACTTCGGAAGGGTGAGTTTGGACATTAACGATAAATACCTGATCTCTGGTAGTATTCGTGCCGACGGTTCTTCAAGAGTAGCTCCTCAAAACCGATGGGGTTATTTCCCTGCGGCTTCAGTTGGGTGGAAATTGCAGAATGAAGATTTTCTGAAAGATGTAAGCTGGCTCTCCCAATTGAAACTTCGTGGAGGTTATGGGGAAACTGGTAACTATGAAATTGGTGCGAATTACGGCTATTTAGGAATTTATACTCCAAGCGTAGGTGGGGCAAGTTATCAATTTGGTGACCAATTTGTTCCAACTCTGCGTCCTGAGGAATATGACGAAAATCTTAAATGGGAAAGCCTAAGAAACTACAACGCAGGTATCGATTTTGGATTTTTCGATAATCGTTTGAGCGGATCGGTGGATGCTTACTATCGTGAAACCAAAGACCTGATCTCAGTAGTTCCTGTACCTGCAGGTGCTAACCTTTCCGATCAGTTGCTAACCAACGTGGGTACAGCGGTAAGCCGTGGTATAGAAGTCGCACTTAGCGGAGATATTGCCAGATCTGAAGACTTTAACTGGTCCCTTAATTACAACATCACTTTCCAGGATAAGGAGATCACAAAACTTTCTCTAGGTGACAATCCAAATTTCTTTATTCCACAAGGAGGTATTAGCGGGGGTGTAGGGAACACTATTCAGCTCTGGAAAAAAGGATACGACCCCTATACCTTTTTTGTATTCCGTCAGGTCTATGATCAAAACGGAAAGCCAATTGAAGGTGCTTATGTAGATGTAAATGGTGATAACCAGATCACTGAGGCAGACAGACAGCCCTATAAAAAAGCCACTCCAGATTATTTTATGGGGCTCACCAATACCCTGAATTATAAGAATTTTAATTTGAACTTTACCTTCAGAGGAAGCTTTGGAAACTATATTTATAATAATACAGAATCTGCTAACGGATTTGTTGAAGCAGGAACCAATACTCCTTCCGATTATTATTCAAATCTTAATTCTAACGTTTTGGACACAGGTTTCCAGAACAGTCAGTTCTTTTCAGATTACTATATAAGAGGGGCTGATTTCGTAAAACTAGATAATGTAAGTCTTGGATATACTGTTCCTGGAGAAAAAGTAGATTTCAAAATTTCTTTAACAGCCTCGAATGTATTGACCATTACCGATTATGAAGGTCTTGATCCGGAAGTTTTTGGAGGTATCGATAACAACTTCTACCCAAGATCAAGAAGGTTTGTACTTGGCCTTAACTTTACATTTTAA
- a CDS encoding RagB/SusD family nutrient uptake outer membrane protein, with the protein MFNRIKSLMLIFFSLLTLGSCQKDLELQPEDNRQTAESAFQDPQAYRQFLAKLYAGFAVSGQDGPAGNPDLTGLDEGFSQYMRLYWMMEELPTEEAVIGWNDGTIKDLHNQNWTSGNEFIRTMYSRIMYQIAQANEFLRQTSPDKLDSRGVDSSLQAEIKTYRAEARFLRALSYWHALDLFGNPPFVTEEDAPGAYLPEQISSAELFDYIESELLAIEGDLKDPMANEYGRADKGAAWMLLANLYLNSEKYNGTDHYADVITYTTKVIDAGYSLVDDYQKLFLADNNTNGAQKEIIFPITYDGINTQSYGGMTFIIHAAVGGEMDPDNFGINGGWAGLRTTSALVNKFLDDNDNSIEEVDDERAMFFTEGQTKEINDISNFNDGYAVTKYKNVDSMGNAGSDPTGDFPDTDFPMFRLGDTYLMYAEAILRTNGDKTKAVTYINKLRERAYGDDSANITASDLTLDFILAERARELYWEAHRRTDLIRFDQFSNHGVWPWKGGVPQGSTTEAFRDLMPIPASDLGVNTNLEQNPGY; encoded by the coding sequence ATGTTTAATAGAATAAAATCACTAATGCTGATTTTCTTCAGTCTTCTCACTTTAGGGTCCTGCCAAAAGGATCTGGAGTTGCAGCCTGAAGATAACAGGCAAACTGCAGAAAGTGCTTTTCAGGATCCACAGGCATACAGGCAGTTTCTGGCTAAGTTATATGCCGGGTTTGCAGTAAGCGGACAGGATGGTCCTGCCGGTAATCCTGACCTCACCGGGTTGGATGAAGGTTTCTCCCAGTACATGCGTTTGTATTGGATGATGGAAGAGCTTCCAACTGAAGAGGCAGTGATTGGATGGAATGATGGTACAATTAAAGACCTTCATAACCAAAACTGGACCTCTGGAAATGAATTTATCAGGACCATGTATTCCCGAATCATGTATCAAATCGCACAGGCAAACGAATTCCTTCGCCAAACCAGCCCTGATAAACTGGATTCTCGAGGAGTAGACAGCAGTTTGCAAGCGGAAATTAAGACCTACAGGGCTGAGGCGCGCTTTCTTAGGGCACTTAGTTACTGGCATGCTCTGGACCTATTTGGGAATCCGCCTTTTGTAACCGAAGAGGATGCGCCAGGTGCCTACCTTCCAGAGCAGATATCAAGTGCCGAGTTATTCGACTATATCGAAAGCGAATTATTGGCTATTGAAGGAGATTTGAAAGATCCAATGGCCAATGAATATGGAAGAGCCGATAAAGGTGCCGCATGGATGCTCCTTGCAAACCTTTATCTGAATTCTGAAAAGTACAATGGTACAGACCATTACGCTGATGTGATTACTTATACTACAAAAGTAATTGATGCCGGTTATAGCCTGGTAGACGATTACCAGAAATTATTTCTGGCCGATAACAACACGAATGGTGCCCAGAAAGAGATTATTTTCCCAATAACCTATGATGGCATTAACACCCAGTCATACGGCGGAATGACTTTTATTATTCATGCCGCAGTGGGTGGAGAAATGGATCCCGATAACTTCGGAATCAATGGCGGATGGGCAGGTTTGAGAACAACCTCTGCTCTTGTAAATAAATTTCTTGATGATAACGACAATTCTATCGAAGAAGTTGACGACGAACGAGCCATGTTTTTTACAGAAGGGCAAACCAAAGAAATTAATGATATTTCAAATTTCAATGATGGATATGCAGTAACCAAGTATAAAAATGTTGATTCCATGGGTAATGCCGGCAGTGACCCAACAGGAGATTTTCCGGATACCGATTTCCCAATGTTCCGTCTAGGAGATACTTACTTAATGTATGCAGAAGCCATTCTTAGAACTAATGGAGATAAAACTAAAGCTGTTACTTATATAAATAAATTACGAGAAAGAGCTTATGGTGATGACAGTGCAAATATTACCGCTTCTGACCTTACACTTGATTTCATTCTTGCTGAAAGAGCCCGAGAACTATATTGGGAAGCGCATAGAAGAACTGATCTAATACGCTTCGATCAATTTTCAAATCACGGTGTATGGCCATGGAAAGGCGGTGTACCACAGGGATCGACCACTGAAGCTTTTAGAGATCTTATGCCAATTCCAGCCTCCGATCTAGGAGTAAATACCAATTTAGAACAAAACCCAGGATATTAA